Proteins encoded by one window of Pirellulales bacterium:
- a CDS encoding metalloregulator ArsR/SmtB family transcription factor, whose protein sequence is MKRCSPKPALRDRELLSAEQASDLEHLFKLLANDSRLRLLHAIARHGELCVGDLAEELGMSPQAVSNQLRRLRGIVAARREGNNIHYRIVDPCVLVLLDRGLCLLEESAKRHLQRRLS, encoded by the coding sequence ATGAAGCGATGCTCGCCCAAACCGGCACTGCGCGACCGGGAACTGCTGAGCGCCGAGCAGGCCTCGGACTTGGAGCATCTTTTCAAACTGCTGGCCAACGACAGCCGCCTGCGCCTGTTGCACGCCATCGCGCGGCACGGCGAGCTGTGCGTGGGGGACCTGGCCGAGGAGTTGGGCATGTCGCCGCAGGCTGTCTCCAACCAATTGCGCCGGCTGCGCGGAATCGTCGCCGCGCGCCGGGAGGGCAACAACATCCACTACCGGATCGTCGATCCGTGCGTGCTCGTCCTGCTGGACCGTGGCTTGTGCCTGCTCGAAGAATCCGCCAAGCGTCACTTGCAAAGGAGATTGTCATGA